One Simonsiella muelleri ATCC 29453 DNA window includes the following coding sequences:
- a CDS encoding SprT-like domain-containing protein, which produces MNPQPYPQNAPTTQVHQALQFAYDFFNRHLFAGQLPPCLISLQRKAKTQGYFSFRRFISEDGRYTDEIALNPEFFGVLPVLDTLSTLVHEMCHLWQQHFGSPGRRGYHNKEWADKMEAIGLMPSDTHKPGGKRTGEHMGDYILEHGLFMQVARHLLETEFSIHWYDVYPPYSASFGQAVTHTYLLNIDQSLKRPPALEVERGMRPLYQVKLNNQHIDINGESNIKLPENTSHETGILYHEWVSTLDPAAPHRLLNEYNPSVMPLENRSNRLKYQCPSCLNAVWGKPNLNIICGDCSVHFEVVN; this is translated from the coding sequence ATGAATCCACAGCCTTATCCCCAAAATGCCCCTACTACTCAAGTTCATCAAGCTTTACAATTTGCCTACGATTTTTTTAATCGTCATTTGTTTGCGGGGCAATTGCCTCCGTGCTTGATTTCCTTACAACGCAAAGCCAAAACACAAGGTTATTTTTCGTTTCGCCGCTTTATTTCCGAAGACGGACGCTACACCGATGAAATCGCATTAAACCCTGAATTTTTTGGCGTTTTACCTGTATTGGATACGCTCAGTACACTGGTTCACGAAATGTGCCATTTGTGGCAGCAGCATTTTGGTTCACCTGGAAGACGCGGTTATCACAACAAAGAATGGGCAGACAAAATGGAAGCCATTGGTTTAATGCCTTCTGATACCCACAAACCAGGCGGTAAACGCACAGGCGAACACATGGGCGATTATATTTTGGAACATGGTTTGTTCATGCAGGTGGCACGGCATTTATTGGAAACCGAATTTTCTATTCATTGGTATGATGTGTATCCGCCCTATTCTGCGTCCTTTGGACAGGCGGTTACGCATACTTATTTGTTGAATATTGACCAATCGCTTAAACGTCCGCCAGCTTTAGAGGTGGAACGTGGTATGCGTCCGCTTTATCAGGTTAAACTAAACAATCAACATATTGATATTAATGGAGAATCTAATATAAAGCTGCCTGAAAATACATCACATGAAACAGGTATTTTGTATCATGAATGGGTGTCAACATTAGATCCTGCTGCGCCACATCGTTTATTAAATGAATACAATCCATCGGTTATGCCATTAGAAAACCGCAGTAACCGTTTGAAATATCAATGCCCTAGTTGTTTAAATGCGGTTTGGGGCAAACCAAATTTGAATATTATTTGTGGAGATTGTTCGGTACATTTTGAAGTAGTCAATTAA
- the glp gene encoding gephyrin-like molybdotransferase Glp translates to MMSLTTVSQLQNLIHNQIGTHFRQPETENIPVAQSVGRVLAQDIVSPINVPNANVSAMDGYALAHHAATGDVLRLVGESAAGHAFSGNVGQGECVRIMTGAVVPEDCVAVVIQENTQTDEQGNIVLTKNVQEKQNIRYAGEEIQANHQVLQKGRILRDADVLLLAALGVGEVVVYRKIRVAVFSTGDELVEPSQPLSGSSQIYDSNRHMLMARLTSLPIDIIDLKRVEDNLESVMRVLNDAAKMADVVITSGGVSVGDYDYLRQAVEQIGHIHHYKVAMKPGKPFVFGQMMQAWYFGLPGNPISGFVGFDMFVKSALWQLCGVVEIPQPLRLQAALSVPVKKSAGRMDIQRAILTRQANGNWTVAPCGSQDSHRILGISRANAYMILPLESENLAIGDVVEVQPFAQAFLD, encoded by the coding sequence ATGATGTCGCTGACTACCGTTTCTCAATTACAAAATTTGATTCACAACCAAATTGGTACACATTTCAGGCAGCCTGAAACCGAGAATATTCCAGTGGCTCAATCGGTAGGGCGCGTTTTGGCACAAGATATTGTTTCGCCGATAAATGTTCCCAATGCTAATGTTTCTGCAATGGACGGTTACGCATTGGCGCATCATGCGGCGACTGGCGATGTGTTGCGCTTGGTTGGCGAGTCAGCGGCTGGACATGCGTTTTCAGGTAATGTGGGGCAGGGCGAATGCGTGCGAATTATGACTGGTGCGGTTGTGCCTGAAGATTGTGTGGCGGTGGTGATTCAGGAAAATACGCAAACAGATGAACAAGGTAATATTGTTTTAACAAAAAATGTTCAAGAAAAACAAAATATTCGTTACGCTGGCGAAGAAATTCAAGCCAATCATCAAGTTTTACAAAAAGGGCGCATTTTGCGTGATGCAGATGTGTTGTTATTGGCGGCGTTGGGCGTGGGCGAGGTGGTGGTGTACCGTAAAATTCGTGTGGCGGTGTTTTCTACGGGTGATGAATTGGTTGAGCCATCGCAACCACTTTCAGGCAGCAGCCAAATTTATGACAGCAATCGCCATATGTTGATGGCACGATTGACAAGTTTACCTATTGATATTATTGATTTAAAACGTGTTGAAGACAATTTGGAAAGCGTGATGCGTGTGTTAAATGACGCAGCAAAAATGGCAGATGTGGTCATCACTTCGGGAGGCGTATCGGTAGGCGATTACGATTATTTACGTCAAGCAGTTGAACAAATTGGACATATTCATCATTACAAAGTTGCCATGAAACCAGGTAAGCCGTTTGTATTTGGTCAGATGATGCAAGCGTGGTATTTTGGTTTACCTGGCAATCCCATTTCAGGATTTGTGGGATTTGATATGTTTGTGAAATCGGCGTTGTGGCAATTGTGTGGGGTAGTTGAAATACCGCAACCATTGCGTTTACAGGCTGCCTTATCTGTACCAGTGAAAAAATCAGCGGGCCGCATGGACATTCAACGTGCCATACTCACGCGTCAAGCAAATGGAAATTGGACAGTTGCGCCATGTGGTTCGCAGGATTCGCATCGGATTTTAGGGATAAGTCGGGCAAATGCGTATATGATTTTACCTTTAGAATCAGAGAATCTAGCAATTGGCGATGTGGTGGAAGTGCAACCATTTGCGCAAGCATTTTTGGATTGA
- the prmB gene encoding 50S ribosomal protein L3 N(5)-glutamine methyltransferase — translation MMFLPKKTVPTNITEEVVTPPIFLSARGCLKTVRDFLRFAVSRFNEAELFFGHGSDNAYDEAAYLILYTLHLPLDTLEPYLDAQLLPEEQDHLLDLIERRVVERIPVAYLTQHAMQGEFEFYVDDRVIVPRSFIYELLGEPLRPWIEYDELIHHALDLCTGSGTLAIQMAHYYPDAQIDAVDISLDALEVASINIDDYGLRQRIQLIHADLFDGLENTYDLIISNPPYVDEESVKNLPDEYLHEPTLALGSGKDGLDITRKIINQAAQFLNPNGVLLVEIGHNRDVLERAYPNLDFVWLETSGGDGFVFLLTREQLEANQLMNQENNSHS, via the coding sequence ATGATGTTTCTCCCCAAAAAAACAGTACCAACCAACATAACAGAAGAAGTAGTAACCCCCCCTATTTTTCTCTCCGCACGAGGCTGCCTGAAAACCGTTCGTGATTTTTTACGGTTTGCGGTGAGTCGTTTCAATGAAGCAGAATTGTTTTTCGGACATGGTAGCGACAATGCCTATGATGAAGCCGCGTATCTAATTTTATACACTCTGCATTTACCCTTAGATACGCTTGAGCCATATTTGGACGCACAATTGCTGCCTGAAGAACAGGACCATCTGCTTGATTTAATTGAACGCCGCGTTGTAGAACGCATTCCAGTTGCGTATTTGACGCAACACGCCATGCAAGGCGAATTTGAATTTTATGTTGATGACCGTGTCATTGTACCGCGTTCATTTATTTACGAATTATTAGGCGAACCGTTGCGCCCATGGATTGAATACGATGAATTAATTCATCATGCACTGGATTTGTGTACGGGCAGTGGGACTTTGGCAATTCAGATGGCACATTATTATCCCGATGCGCAAATTGATGCGGTTGACATCAGTTTAGATGCGCTGGAGGTTGCGTCCATCAATATTGACGATTATGGTTTGCGCCAACGCATTCAATTGATTCACGCAGATTTATTTGATGGACTGGAAAATACTTATGATTTGATTATTTCTAATCCGCCATATGTTGATGAGGAATCTGTGAAAAATTTACCAGATGAGTATTTGCATGAACCAACTCTGGCATTAGGTAGCGGCAAAGATGGCCTGGACATCACGCGTAAAATCATCAACCAAGCTGCCCAATTTTTGAATCCAAACGGCGTGTTATTGGTGGAAATTGGTCATAACCGTGATGTACTGGAACGTGCTTACCCAAATTTGGATTTTGTTTGGCTGGAGACAAGTGGCGGTGATGGTTTTGTGTTTCTGCTCACGCGTGAACAATTGGAAGCCAACCAATTGATGAATCAAGAAAATAATAGTCATTCATAA
- a CDS encoding FKBP-type peptidyl-prolyl cis-trans isomerase, protein MMKKLTLTVLAASVLALAACNQPAASGGNTAASSAGSEAPKGMESQSQQVSYIIGQQMGEQLLELKNNGGEIDVKLISEGIQDKLEGKSAKLTPEQSEAAMKGFMETLREKAEKKATESKAAGEKFLSENKTKEGVKTTASGLQYKVNKEGTGAAPVMGDGVMVEYTGKLIDGTEFDSTKAHGGEPLAVGLIPNGPFIKGWLEGLQLMKEGGEYTLYIPADLAYGQMASGKIPANSVLVFDMKVVKVEKGAVKDAAKSTKAEKATTTPEAKKK, encoded by the coding sequence ATGATGAAGAAATTAACTTTAACTGTATTGGCTGCAAGTGTATTGGCATTAGCGGCGTGTAATCAACCTGCTGCATCAGGTGGCAATACGGCGGCATCTTCTGCTGGTTCAGAAGCACCTAAAGGCATGGAAAGCCAATCCCAACAAGTCAGCTACATCATTGGTCAGCAAATGGGCGAGCAATTATTAGAATTAAAAAATAATGGTGGCGAAATTGATGTGAAATTAATTTCTGAAGGTATTCAGGATAAATTAGAAGGCAAATCAGCTAAATTAACCCCCGAACAAAGTGAAGCTGCAATGAAAGGTTTCATGGAAACTTTGCGCGAAAAAGCCGAGAAAAAAGCCACTGAAAGCAAAGCCGCCGGTGAAAAATTCTTAAGTGAAAACAAAACCAAAGAAGGCGTCAAAACCACAGCATCGGGTTTGCAATACAAAGTCAATAAAGAAGGTACTGGCGCAGCTCCAGTAATGGGTGATGGCGTAATGGTGGAATATACTGGCAAATTAATTGATGGCACAGAATTTGACAGCACCAAAGCTCATGGCGGTGAACCGTTGGCAGTCGGTTTAATCCCGAATGGTCCATTTATCAAAGGCTGGTTGGAAGGTTTACAATTAATGAAAGAGGGTGGCGAATACACTTTATACATCCCAGCGGACTTGGCTTATGGTCAAATGGCAAGTGGCAAAATTCCCGCTAATTCAGTTTTGGTGTTTGATATGAAAGTGGTAAAAGTCGAGAAAGGTGCAGTTAAAGATGCTGCCAAATCAACAAAAGCCGAAAAAGCAACCACAACTCCTGAAGCCAAGAAAAAATAA
- the adk gene encoding adenylate kinase → MKVLLLGAPGAGKGTQAQFITQTFNIPQISTGDMLRAAIKAGTPLGLEAKKIMDEGGLVRDDIIIGLVQERITQADCANGFLFDGFPRTLAQAEAMRDAGVNLDAVVEIDVPDAVIVERMSGRRVHLSSGRTYHIHNNPPKVEGKDDETGEDLIQRDDDKPETVQKRLQVYHDQTAILIDFYGKMSGDNAPKYIKVDGTQNVETVKQQVLTALGQ, encoded by the coding sequence ATGAAAGTATTATTACTGGGTGCACCAGGTGCAGGCAAGGGTACGCAGGCACAATTTATTACACAAACTTTTAATATTCCACAAATTTCTACTGGCGATATGCTCCGCGCCGCCATTAAAGCAGGAACGCCATTGGGTTTAGAAGCCAAAAAAATCATGGACGAAGGTGGGTTGGTTCGTGATGATATTATCATTGGTTTGGTTCAAGAACGTATTACTCAAGCCGATTGCGCAAATGGCTTTTTGTTTGACGGTTTTCCGCGCACTTTGGCGCAAGCTGAAGCCATGCGCGATGCAGGTGTGAATTTGGACGCGGTGGTGGAAATTGATGTGCCAGATGCGGTCATTGTGGAGCGCATGAGCGGTCGCCGAGTGCATTTGTCATCCGGTCGCACGTATCACATTCACAATAATCCGCCCAAAGTTGAAGGAAAAGACGATGAAACAGGCGAAGATTTGATTCAACGTGATGACGATAAACCCGAAACGGTGCAAAAACGCTTGCAAGTGTATCACGATCAAACAGCAATTCTAATTGATTTTTATGGGAAAATGTCAGGCGACAATGCGCCAAAATACATCAAAGTTGATGGAACGCAAAACGTAGAAACTGTGAAACAACAAGTTTTAACTGCATTAGGTCAATAA
- a CDS encoding CNP1-like family protein: MFNKLILIVLLSISIAHTQAETREWGLQRLPDAPKDNKFSETEMALPAIPNPDTGEWLDLYINETHTGNPRILLDSLQIAEDNSIRYLFNNRSASGYNNITAEGVVCAEGFFNSDGLLQKTFAYADLSNQRWIIPRRSEWKVLGGKRNAADPVRRVLYEIICVNNKITHVNQLRKALIQEAGSRR; encoded by the coding sequence ATGTTTAACAAATTGATTTTAATTGTATTATTATCAATAAGCATTGCGCACACGCAAGCTGAAACGCGTGAATGGGGTTTGCAAAGGCTACCCGATGCACCCAAAGACAACAAATTTTCAGAAACTGAAATGGCATTGCCCGCTATCCCGAATCCCGATACAGGCGAATGGTTGGATTTATATATAAATGAAACCCATACAGGAAATCCGAGAATTCTATTAGATAGCTTGCAGATAGCTGAAGATAATAGTATTCGTTATTTATTTAATAATCGTTCAGCCAGTGGCTACAACAATATTACCGCTGAAGGCGTAGTCTGTGCAGAAGGTTTCTTCAACAGCGATGGTTTGTTGCAAAAAACCTTTGCATACGCAGATTTAAGCAACCAACGCTGGATTATTCCACGCCGTTCGGAATGGAAAGTGTTGGGCGGAAAACGCAACGCTGCAGATCCCGTACGACGTGTATTATACGAAATTATTTGTGTCAACAATAAAATCACTCATGTTAATCAGTTACGCAAAGCCTTGATTCAGGAAGCAGGTTCACGCCGTTGA
- the folD gene encoding bifunctional methylenetetrahydrofolate dehydrogenase/methenyltetrahydrofolate cyclohydrolase FolD, whose product MTAQLIDGKKVSEKCLVTVRECVDARVARGLRAPGLAVVLVGDNPASAVYVRNKKAACEKVGFQSFSYHLPSQTSEYELLNLINELNNNDEIDGILVQLPLPQHIDGQKILEKINPNKDVDGFHPYNVGRLLVRMPLMRPCTPKGVMTLLKEYDIDVKRKKVTIVGASNIVGRPMMLEMLLAGATPTICHRFTENLADEVGQADIVVAAVGNPNLIKGEWIKQGAVVVDVGINRLEDGTLCGDVDFAIAKERAAWITPVPGGVGPMTIASLLENTLQAAELSDKK is encoded by the coding sequence ATGACTGCTCAATTAATTGATGGTAAAAAAGTTTCCGAGAAATGTTTAGTAACTGTCCGAGAGTGCGTTGATGCACGTGTGGCACGAGGTTTACGTGCACCAGGATTGGCAGTCGTTTTGGTCGGCGATAATCCTGCCAGCGCAGTTTATGTGCGTAACAAAAAAGCAGCTTGTGAAAAAGTGGGTTTTCAATCGTTTTCATATCATTTGCCCAGTCAGACTTCTGAATATGAATTATTAAATTTAATCAACGAGTTGAATAATAATGATGAAATTGATGGCATTTTGGTACAACTCCCCCTGCCCCAACATATTGATGGTCAAAAGATTTTAGAAAAAATCAATCCAAACAAAGATGTAGATGGATTTCATCCCTATAATGTGGGGCGTTTGTTGGTGCGTATGCCATTGATGCGCCCATGTACCCCAAAAGGCGTAATGACCCTGTTAAAAGAATATGATATTGATGTGAAAAGAAAAAAAGTTACTATTGTTGGTGCATCTAATATTGTTGGTCGCCCAATGATGCTGGAAATGTTGTTAGCTGGCGCAACGCCTACGATTTGTCATCGGTTTACCGAGAATTTAGCTGATGAAGTCGGGCAAGCCGATATTGTAGTGGCTGCGGTTGGAAACCCCAATTTAATCAAAGGGGAATGGATTAAACAAGGCGCAGTGGTTGTTGATGTCGGCATCAATCGTTTGGAAGATGGCACATTGTGCGGGGATGTGGATTTTGCTATAGCGAAAGAGCGAGCTGCATGGATTACCCCAGTGCCTGGCGGTGTAGGTCCAATGACTATTGCGAGCTTATTGGAAAACACATTGCAAGCAGCTGAATTATCAGATAAAAAGTAA
- the nfsA gene encoding oxygen-insensitive NADPH nitroreductase has translation MNSQSALETALNHRSIRKFTEQAISEELFAQLIQAGQMASTSSFLQNVSVIRVRDRAIRAQIRAISAGQGGAGHHYVENCAEFLVFCIDGSRHKYYAVDAQLDWIECLMTGAIDAALFAQNMMLCAESCGLGGVFIGSIRNDINKLAEILRTPEFVVPVFGLCLGYPAQEPAQRPRLPAKIVVSENHYQFSKDIDLEAYNETVGQYYLERSNIELDWRKQIRNSLCTEVRPELLTFLQKQGYAKR, from the coding sequence ATGAATAGTCAATCTGCATTAGAAACCGCATTAAATCATCGCTCTATCCGCAAATTTACCGAGCAAGCCATCAGTGAAGAATTATTCGCGCAACTCATTCAAGCAGGACAAATGGCATCAACTTCCAGTTTTTTACAAAATGTCAGTGTGATTCGTGTGCGTGATCGTGCTATTCGCGCTCAAATTCGTGCCATCAGCGCAGGGCAGGGTGGAGCAGGGCATCATTATGTGGAAAATTGCGCAGAATTTTTGGTATTTTGCATTGACGGTTCACGCCATAAATATTACGCTGTTGATGCTCAATTGGATTGGATTGAATGCTTAATGACGGGTGCAATTGATGCGGCATTGTTTGCACAAAACATGATGTTGTGCGCAGAGAGTTGCGGATTAGGCGGCGTGTTTATTGGTAGTATTCGTAATGATATTAATAAGTTAGCAGAAATCTTGAGAACGCCTGAATTTGTTGTTCCTGTATTTGGCTTGTGTTTAGGTTATCCTGCTCAAGAACCTGCACAGCGTCCGCGTTTACCTGCGAAAATTGTTGTATCTGAAAATCATTATCAATTTTCCAAAGACATTGATTTAGAGGCTTACAATGAAACAGTAGGGCAATATTACTTAGAACGCAGTAACATTGAATTAGATTGGCGCAAACAAATCCGAAACAGTTTGTGTACGGAAGTGCGTCCTGAATTATTAACATTTTTGCAAAAACAAGGTTACGCTAAGCGTTAA
- a CDS encoding aldehyde dehydrogenase family protein: MAKDLNVFDKEYGLLINGEWKKGGELLTSYNPANGAELAKFVDASNADVDAAVAAAQEAFKTWRKTTTTERAAILNKIADIIDESTELFALQETLDNGKPIRETRAADIPLAADHFRYFASVIRGEEGSATQLDEEDLSLILREPIGVVGQIIPWNFPFLMAAWKIAPALAAGCTIVLHPSSSTSLSLLSLAQKINHLLPKGVFNVITGKGSKSGEYMLHHKGFNKLAFTGSTEIGRKIGIAAAEMLIPATLELGGKSANIFFDDMPFDKALEGAQKGILFNQGQVCCAGSRIFVQEGIYDKFVAALAEEFKKVKVGLPWEDDTQMGSQVNAGQMETILKYIKIGEQEGCRIITGGKKLEGNLASGEFVAPTLIEAKDNDSRVAQEEIFGPVATVIKFKTEEEVIKMANNSEYGLAGAVWSTDINRCLRVSRALETGRVWVNCYNRLPAGAPFGGWKTSGIGRETHKMMLAAYTQVKNIYISTREEREGLY; the protein is encoded by the coding sequence ATGGCAAAAGATTTAAATGTGTTTGACAAAGAGTACGGTTTATTGATTAACGGCGAGTGGAAAAAAGGCGGAGAGTTGCTCACGTCTTACAACCCAGCCAATGGCGCAGAATTGGCTAAATTCGTTGATGCCAGTAATGCAGACGTTGATGCTGCTGTTGCTGCTGCACAAGAAGCGTTCAAAACGTGGCGCAAAACCACAACTACTGAACGCGCTGCTATTTTAAATAAAATTGCGGATATTATTGACGAAAGTACCGAATTATTCGCGCTACAAGAAACTTTGGATAACGGTAAACCAATTCGCGAAACGCGTGCTGCTGATATTCCACTTGCAGCCGACCATTTTCGCTATTTTGCCAGCGTCATCCGTGGCGAAGAAGGCAGCGCAACGCAATTGGACGAAGAAGATTTGTCGCTGATTTTGCGCGAACCAATTGGCGTAGTCGGGCAAATTATTCCTTGGAATTTTCCGTTTTTGATGGCAGCTTGGAAAATCGCCCCCGCATTGGCGGCAGGTTGCACAATTGTATTACACCCATCGTCTAGCACCTCGTTAAGTTTGTTATCTTTAGCACAAAAAATCAATCATTTATTACCTAAAGGCGTATTCAACGTCATTACAGGAAAAGGCAGCAAATCAGGCGAATATATGTTGCATCACAAAGGATTCAACAAATTGGCATTTACTGGTTCTACTGAAATCGGTCGTAAAATTGGTATTGCTGCTGCTGAAATGTTGATTCCAGCTACTTTAGAATTAGGCGGTAAATCTGCGAATATTTTCTTTGATGATATGCCGTTTGACAAAGCTTTAGAAGGTGCGCAAAAAGGTATTTTGTTCAACCAAGGACAAGTATGCTGTGCGGGTTCGCGTATTTTTGTACAAGAAGGTATTTATGACAAATTTGTAGCAGCACTTGCCGAGGAATTCAAAAAAGTGAAAGTTGGTTTACCTTGGGAAGACGATACGCAAATGGGTTCGCAAGTTAATGCTGGGCAAATGGAAACCATTTTGAAATACATCAAAATTGGCGAACAGGAAGGCTGTCGTATCATCACAGGCGGTAAAAAATTAGAAGGCAATTTGGCGAGTGGCGAATTCGTTGCGCCAACCTTGATTGAAGCTAAAGATAACGATTCGCGTGTCGCGCAAGAAGAAATTTTTGGTCCTGTGGCAACCGTCATCAAATTCAAAACAGAAGAAGAAGTCATCAAAATGGCAAACAATAGCGAATACGGTTTGGCGGGTGCAGTGTGGAGTACTGACATCAATCGCTGCTTACGCGTTTCACGTGCGTTAGAAACAGGTCGTGTGTGGGTAAATTGCTATAACCGCTTACCTGCTGGTGCGCCGTTTGGTGGCTGGAAAACATCTGGCATCGGTCGCGAAACACACAAAATGATGCTCGCCGCTTATACGCAAGTGAAAAATATCTATATTTCTACACGCGAAGAACGTGAAGGTCTGTATTGA
- a CDS encoding DUF808 domain-containing protein: protein MAFASLFTLLDDIASVLDDVALMTKLAARKTAGVVGDDLALNANQVTGVRSERELPIIWAVAKGSLINKAILIPIALILAVFSPMLINPLLMIGGAYLCFEGVEKLLHKFLHKKDEIQIETSTLPKNGEDEADKIKGAIRTDFILSAEIIILALGVVQDAQLMTKVLSLAAIGVGMTIFVYGVVALIVKADDFGAYLLTKKQLIVKAVGQGLLRAMPMFMRFLSVVGTIAMFLVGGGIFNHNIHTLHEWLHARHWDMGLMEMVANFVVGVAVGTVACVIILPIMNVITKNRQKMS, encoded by the coding sequence ATGGCTTTTGCTTCCCTATTTACTCTGCTGGACGATATTGCATCGGTTTTAGACGATGTTGCCTTGATGACTAAATTAGCGGCCAGAAAAACGGCAGGTGTGGTGGGTGATGATTTAGCATTGAATGCCAATCAAGTTACGGGAGTTCGTTCGGAGCGCGAATTGCCAATTATTTGGGCGGTGGCAAAGGGGTCGTTAATTAATAAGGCGATTTTAATCCCGATTGCGTTAATTTTAGCGGTTTTTTCGCCTATGTTGATTAATCCGTTGCTTATGATTGGTGGGGCATATTTATGTTTTGAAGGCGTGGAGAAATTACTGCACAAATTCCTACATAAAAAAGATGAAATTCAGATAGAAACAAGCACATTACCTAAAAATGGTGAAGACGAAGCTGATAAAATTAAAGGCGCGATTCGTACGGATTTTATTTTATCGGCGGAAATTATTATTTTGGCATTGGGTGTGGTTCAAGATGCGCAATTGATGACGAAAGTGCTGTCGTTGGCGGCGATTGGTGTTGGTATGACGATATTTGTGTATGGTGTGGTGGCGTTGATTGTGAAAGCGGATGATTTTGGTGCATATTTATTAACCAAAAAACAATTAATTGTTAAAGCGGTTGGACAAGGTTTGTTACGTGCGATGCCGATGTTTATGCGTTTCTTATCGGTTGTGGGGACGATAGCAATGTTTTTGGTGGGTGGCGGTATTTTTAATCATAACATTCATACATTACATGAATGGTTACACGCACGCCATTGGGACATGGGGTTGATGGAAATGGTGGCAAATTTTGTGGTTGGTGTGGCGGTTGGTACAGTGGCTTGCGTGATTATTTTGCCAATAATGAATGTTATTACTAAAAACCGTCAGAAAATGTCATGA